The following proteins come from a genomic window of Miscanthus floridulus cultivar M001 chromosome 2, ASM1932011v1, whole genome shotgun sequence:
- the LOC136527103 gene encoding serine carboxypeptidase-like 18, whose protein sequence is MGAYYRRPSPLQRQLLLPAVLVLLVIVDAAAAAAKGAGRNVITHIKGFEGPLPFHLETGYVEVDEEHGARLFYYFIESERNPASDPLILWITGGPGCSALSGLFFEIGPLKFDVAGYTEGFPRLVYFEDSWTKVSNVIFLDAPVGTGFSYSVEEAGLNVSLTESGRQHHVFLRKWLAEHPEFASNPLYIGGDSYSGYTVPVAAMDIAASPPDPEKPNLVGYLVGNAGTDNRYDTGGKVPFMHGMGLISDELYEAAKLGCGGDFYKTQDPTNAACASAMLAINLVTFAVNPVHILEPFCGAAVRVGSIFQSYGGDGGRRSMLVRDDVAHPGFFAKQRLSLPVECRDNGYRLSYIWADDPEVREALGIHEGSIGSWSRCTMLTHFRHDLDTVIPYHVNLTKAGYRALVYNGDHDLDMTYVGTQEWIRTIGYPIVSDWRPWFANRQVAGFTRTYAHNLTFATVKGGGHTAPEYRPKECQAMLDRWTSAAGQL, encoded by the exons ATGGGCGCCTATTATCGCCGCCCCTCGCCGCTCCAGCGGCAACTACTCCTCCCGGCGGTGCTAGTGCTGCTCGTCATCGtcgatgcggcggcggcggcggccaagggGGCGGGCCGGAACGTGATCACGCACATCAAGGGGTTCGAAGGCCCGCTGCCCTTCCACCTCGAGACAGG GTACGTGGAGGTGGACGAGGAGCACGGCGCGCGGCTGTTCTACTACTTCATCGAGTCGGAGAGGAACCCGGCTTCGGACCCGCTCATCCTCTGGATCACCGGCGGCCCCGGATGCTCCGCACTCTCTGGACTCTTCTTCGAGATCG ggCCCCTCAAGTTCGATGTGGCGGGGTACACGGAAGGGTTCCCGCGGCTGGTCTACTTCGAGGATTCATGGACCAAGGTGAGCAACGTCATCTTCCTGGACGCGCCGGTGGGCACGGGCTTCTCCTACTCCGTGGAGGAGGCCGGGCTCAACGTCAGCCTGACGGAGTCCGGGCGGCAGCACCACGTGTTCCTGCGCAAGTGGCTGGCGGAGCACCCGGAGTTCGCGTCCAACCCGCTCTACATCGGCGGCGACTCCTACTCCGGCTACACCGTGCCCGTGGCGGCGATGGACATCGCCGCCAGCCCGCCGGACCCGGAGAAGCCGAACCTGGTGGGCTACCTGGTGGGCAACGCCGGCACGGACAACCGGTACGACACGGGTGGCAAGGTGCCGTTCATGCACGGCATGGGGCTCATCTCCGACGAGCTGTACGAGGCCGCCAAGCTGGGGTGCGGCGGCGACTTCTACAAGACGCAGGACCCCACGAACGCGGCGTGCGCCAGCGCGATGCTGGCCATCAACTTGGTCACCTTCGCCGTGAACCCCGTGCACATCCTGGAGCCCTTCTGCGGCGCGGCGGTGCGGGTCGGCAGCATCTTCCAGAGCTACGGGGGGGACGGCGGCAGGCGGTCGATGCTGGTGCGGGACGACGTCGCCCACCCGGGATTCTTCGCGAAGCAGAGGCTGAGCCTGCCGGTGGAGTGCAGGGACAACGGGTACCGGCTGTCCTACATCTGGGCGGACGACCCGGAGGTGAGGGAGGCGCTGGGCATCCACGAGGGGTCCATCGGCTCGTGGAGTCGATGCACCATGCTGACGCACTTCAGGCACGACCTCGACACCGTCATCCCTTACCATGTCAACCTCACCAAGGCAGGCTACAGGGCGCTCGTCTACAA cggCGATCATGACCTGGACATGACCTACGTGGGCACCCAAGAGTGGATCAGAACTATCGGCTACCCCATCGTCAGCGACTGGAGACCATGGTTCGCCAACCGACAGGTCGCAGG GTTCACAAGGACTTACGCCCACAACCTCACTTTCGCCACTGTAAAG GGAGGAGGGCACACAGCTCCTGAGTACAGGCCGAAAGAGTGCCAAGCCATGTTGGATCGATGGACATCAGCAGCAGGCCAACTCTGA